The Tenebrio molitor chromosome 7, icTenMoli1.1, whole genome shotgun sequence region gtcttaaataatttgttatgaaggtttgaagaaaaaatagtatatgttattcggaacaaaaatggttttatgtgctttggctggtttgtctgcctcactgcgttcggcagccaatctaccagccggaGCACATaaatcttcatttttgctcctcataacataatatactatttgacACGATTATAATATCATCCTGTTTTGATATATGTATGTCCACCTTTTATACCACATTCTTCGAACTTACCGAAAacgccctaaattggctacaacaaattaaaaacatataatttaccattattattttgtgaatttcgaattttaattgtatttttcttcatacTAATATATATCTCATCCATGTGGAAATTTGTTGATAGGGCATTACGAACTAGGTACAGACAATTCTGAAATCAAATAATAAAGCTATAAAGTATTGAAGTTCACCCGGGGGTCACCCATCTAACCACATGTGATGACTGATGACGATGAGAAATATGAATTACTATTATTACCTTCTAAAGTGTGTTTCACATTTAGGCTGTATGTTTTGTACTCTCTAGTTGCagagaaaaatattcacaTTGTGTTTAATTAATATAAGAACTTTTTTGCACGATCTGTATACAGGATGGAaattttaactggaataaaattcataacttcaAAATaggcaatttttgtaaaaaatcccggaacaggtcgatttttatttttcctttccCACATGTTGATGCATATGatttttgcatatctgctcCAGGAAGTGCGCAACAACtcccaactttttttttctcaaatggAAGGGTGTGtcaagtgacacctcgtttgaaagaccacttcgcaaggaatacaacgcactatttgttttctagaaattttcaaagcctacgtgctaaaaaataaaaaccaattttataagtttaacattatttaatgcaaaaaatgttcaaaatggccacCGTttgtttgttggcaaattgcaaattgATAGTAACCTGCATCCcttacgttttgtaacatttccggtgtgatttgCCTAACTTCATGCCTAAAACCGAAGAATATTGAGGACCTTAAGCAACGTACTAGGCATGAACCATAAAATTAGCCAAATCAATTACCTTGTACAAAACACTTGTCCGacccattttgaaaatatgctAGAGTCGGTTCAAAGGAGTGCTACAcgtctattttaaaaatacattagaTGTACTCCCCAGACAAGTACACCTACGCCACTGAAAGTTTACCTATCGAACACtatataaaacaatttttctagcTGTCACACTGTCTCCAGTTACTAGGCATAATAGGTTTTATAAACCTCTgcctttattttctttcaataataatatgtaataataataaaatatttatttcaaattcatttgtttttttactcgAGGTGCATTATTTCTTGACACGCGAGGTGCGCGGTGGGAGGAGTTTAGCAGGGAGAAGGAGAACTATCGGCAAAGACCGGTTCATCAGCAATTCAACAACGGCAATTTTTTAGAACGGGTGGAAGCCGTTCGTGACTTGTCGCCTGAATTTGGTCTCCTGCGCAACTTTAACTCGCGTGTCAAGAGATAACGCACCAGCTCTAGTAGTGGTCCATTAAACTTCATCAGTTTAATGAATTGTTTTGTATTAgaatattaaataaacaaatcctTACTTAAACATATTTATTATCGACTAAGGTGTATATTTACAGAATGAATGAAACATGATGAATTGAATAAAGTTTCAATGATGGTAACCAGTAGAATCATGTTCATCAATCTGATTACTCGCACTATTGGCTACAGCTAGCTGCGCAGACGCGGCAGCGTTATTCTGAGCCAACTGTGCGGCAGCTGCAGCTCTTTGAGCCGACAATTGTGTTTCTTGGAGTCCAGCCAAAGCCTCATTAAGCCTGAGATGTAGTTGTCCCAAGCGCTGTTGAGCATCCTGGATCATCTGATGTTGAGCAGCGGCAGCTGTACCGGCAGCGGCGGCGGCGCGTTCGGTTTGAGTGACAGACTGTTGGACGGCGGCGAAGGCAGCAGTAGCAGCGGTTAATTGTTCTTGGCTTTGTTGGACGGCGTTTTGAGCAGCACCGGCGGCTTCGAGGGTTTGCTGGTATTGTGCTTGCTCGGCTTGTAGTTGGCGTTCAGCGTCTTCGATGTGGCGTTGAAGGTTTTGAACGATGACTTGCTTGGCTACAAGAGCCACCTGGGCAGCAGAGGCAGCTCCTGATGCTGCACGAGCGTAGCCGCTTTGAGCTCCAACAGCTGCCTGAATGCCGGCGGCTTGCTGGTTTCTGACGGCGGTTCTGGCTTGGAGTGCTGAAGAATGAGCTAAGCTGGTGAGTTCAGCGCTAGAGGAATATTTCTTGCCGCCATGAGCGGAGTAGTCTCCTTTGAATTCGATGGCGCCAATTATGCCAGTTGATTGGGCTTGGGGCTCTTGAGCAACCACTctcaatttttgttgtttggcGGAGGAAGCCGCTTAAATAGGAATGCTAATAAGTATCGAAATATTGCAAATTTAGAAAACTTACCTAAACAAGcgacaaaaacaacaaaaaatctagACATGTTTGcctgaaaattaaaattagcttAAAATCGACAACTAAACAATATGTAGACTTACTAACGATATGAAGAACTTGGATTGGTGTTGACGGCTGTGCAGCTACTGATTGTTCATAGGCCAGAACGTCTTATTTATACCAATGATTTACATTCTTCACTTATGGAGAGCACGTCAGTGATGGTAACTAAGAGATAATTGGTATTAATTAACAtgttaaatcaattttgttgCATTTAAATAATGCACCGGAAAATCATAGTCTGGGTTATTCCCTTATACACGTATTAGAATTAAATTGGTtgaaatgaaagattttaagaGACTTAGAAAGTAAATAATGAATTTCAACACTTTACTTTTAcgaattgtaaatatttttcataaagtaTCATTTCTTAATATGAAGATTAATTAGTAAGTAGTAATTAAAACcttaatttcttttacaaacCTGTTAATGTCGTACTTCGCTACTTTTTAGATGTGGTAGTTTATACTGACTTAGCTTAACATAACGAGATATTCATatgtgattaaaataaaactgtgaTAAAAATTCACACAGTAGTAATGATAATtccataattaaattattcgtaataatatgtaaaaatCCGGCCTCGGTGTGGTGCCCCCTTTTTTAAACTACGTGCCAATAAAAATGCACCACCAAGAAGGGGTTAAggttactaaattaaaattttcacagtTTATTTCTCTTAAATAAAGAAGTCATTGATTTCATTTtgggaaaaaatgaaaaagtgtcGCATCATCACCACGTTTAGCAATACATATTCTAACTCACTGGGGTATCCCCCGAATAAGATGATCGATCTCTTCTTGAGGTATCTCACCCAAGCTTGTTGCAGGTGATGACCCAACTCCTCCAAACTGTTTGCTTATTGAGAAAAACGTCTTAAACCTCGACCCATGATATCCTGCACAAATCTGGAAAACGAGCTGGCCAAGGAAGAATTTCAACCTCTGCTTGTTGCAGAAAGGACCTAATAATTTGTGCGATGTGAGGTCGGACATTATCTTGCTGGAAAACTACTCCAGCGTGTTCATTTATTGAAGGTAATAGAACGGGTCTTAAGGTCTCATCGATACATATATCGATGGGCATTTAATCTGCTTCTGATAAAGACCAAATGGAATCTGTACCCAAAGCCTATGGAACCCCATACCACACCATAACACATGGTGTTATGCCGCCATTGCCTCGTACTGCAAACTCCAGTTTCGTCTCTCTCTACGGAATCAACAAAATCGGAATTCGTCACTAAACATGACTTGATCCCATTCATTGACCAACTCTTGCCTTTTTTGACACACTGAAGCCTGGCTGCCCTATGCAGTTGTGTCAGTGGAAAACGGCGACACGGCCGGTAGGAGTGAAGACCAAACGATGTAATTCGTCGATAAATGGTTCGACTTGTCACCCTTTGTCTTAGGTCCCTTACCCAATCCACTCCAATTGCAGCTGAAGGGCGAAACCTATCTCTTACAGCTAATTGACGAAGACGCCGATATTCACGTTCGTTCGTTCTTCTAGGACGTCCAGTTCCTGGTCGACAGTGTTGAATATCTTGTTCAGACCACAATGAGCATGCTCGAAGAACCGCAAAATTGCTTCGGTTCAAACGGCGCGCGAGAAACTCGCTGTGTGCATTCCGACAATTTGCTCACTTTCAAAGTCGGACAGTCGAGTTGCTGAGAACGTTGTCCATGTGCAATTCGAGGCATTGTTGGCGATTAACACTTTATGCTTTTGCagaaaatacagtttaaaaaattactgatAACCAGTGCCAACTCTCACAGTCGTTTTTATCATCAATTCCTAAGATGTGGATAACAATTTGGttataatttcaataataaatcCATTTTTATAATACGAAGTagctggaactttttttttgttggattttataaaaattagacagttggcaaattgaattattataatattgtGTCTGCcataatgaatgaatttccaaaacgtagTAGAGCATCAATACGCAAGCAGACGAcgcagcacattttaaaggctttcaacaaaataaaagaaattactcgtggagataatggaaacgtaatgaaaaagtacaaaattgtagaagcaaaaagacgtgacccataacctaactttttaaaagcccaaattcgcggtaaaaaggtgtgttcacaagacaaaagttactaaatttagtaactctagttcatcattacaaaaatgaatttactataCCTTATAACTTCATCCCTTTTGGGTGGTGCGTTTTTATTGGCACGGAGTGTATGTTTGTGATAATTTCTCtaagcaaaaatttttacaaatctaAGGAAACATACCTACGTAGCAAACGGTACATAGCCTTTGAATTTTCGTTTTATCATTTGGAAATTATGCCTTCTGAGACGCCCCTGACGAATTTTTGTGGAACTAGCGGAAATCAGATATTCGTTTCTGTTACAGTGGTAGATACGAATTCATTTAGAACGTGTAAATCAGAGAATTAAAGTATTAAAATTAAGTGATACCCTCCCGTCAGGTTTAATACAAATAATTGATTGTAATTTGTGCTATTGTCAATTTAGAATCACTCCTGATTCTATATTTTCTGATACACTGAGTCTATTACAAATTTCACGTAACATTATActgttcatatttttttttacagctgatattatatttttagtgTGGGTACTCCTCATTAAATAGTGCAGTGAAGACTATAACATTATGATATTTAGAGGAAGGAATACACTACAAAATGACACTCaagtaaatttaatattgCCATTCTCAATTGCATTTGTCCATAGTAACTGTGTTTTTGACTAACTTCCATTTCTtgttcttttcaaaaatttgcatAACATTATTAAATCTTTAGCCGACTGTATTTTTCCTCTAATAATTCAAATGTAATCCCATGcttgacatattttttttcgtattGGTTTGGATCAAACAGTCACTACATTTTTTCATCTAGtcattttttccacatgtgtATAAGGAGTAAATGCGTGACGCTGTAACACGAAATTTTCTTTCTcagtgccatatttttgaacttTGTGGTGCCTTGGCTGTTTCCTGTTTCATCCAATACATCTAGgtcgtttaataaataatttgcttTTGCGTCCATTatctaaaatgaaattttctatatttttttctactgaTTAGGTATACATATACTCGTATCGGGTGTTCAATTAAATTTcaggtcaaagttggcgttgaaagtcgattgtgaatgcactacGGATTATTGATCACGGATCACctatttaaatcttacgtttttacacagtagtccgttcacaatcgacttttcaacgccccggcaatttaaatgaacactccATATAAAATACTGCATTACTTATATAAAGTTAACAAAATCTTCACCTCCTCTTGAAATTTCTAGATCCACCGACTCTATTTGCAGtgatttttgttcttttctcTTTGATCTGCAATTTGTTTTAAACGTTCTCAGTCGTAAATGTATCTTTCGATGTAAAATAGAGTGGACACTGTATTTACCAACAAAATTCTGCTAGTTAGTTGTAAtgtaaaaagtttaaaattattcaaacgtatttattaacaaacaaggtttacatttacaaattatagACAATAAACAGTTCTAATGAGAGTAATTGATAGATTCGTGTCCATCACTCTGATTATCTACGCTGTTTACGAATGTGAATTGCGCTGAAGCAGCAGCGATGCTTTGGGCCAGTTGTGAAGCCTCAGCAGCCATTTGAACTGACACTTGAGTCTCCTGAAGCTCGGTCAAAGCTTTGTTTAGCCTCAAGTGTAGACGACCCAAGCGTTGTTGAGCCTCTTGAATCATTTCGTGTTGAGTAGCAGCCAGTGTTGAGGCAGCAGCTGCAGCACGCTCCTTTTGTGTTACTGATTGTTGAATTGTAGCAAAGGCAGCCGTAGCGGTTGCTAGTTGTCCTTGAGTCTGTTGAACGGCATTCTGGGCAGCATTGGCTGCCAAAAGAGACTGTTGATATTGTGCTTCTTCGGCTTGGAGTTGCCGTTCAGCATCTTCGATATGGCGTTGGAGGTATTGCACGATGATTTGCTTGGCTATTAGGATGCGGCTTCTGAAGCTGCTCGGGTATAGCCGCTTTGAGCACCGACAGCTGAATGCTAGCCACTTGTTGGATTTCTGACGGCCGTCCTAGCTTGCAGAGCGGAAGAGTGGGCTAAGCTGGTAAGTTCAGCGCTTGAGGAATATTTATTGTCACCACGAGTAGAGTAGCCTTTTTTGAATGCGACAGCATCAATTATGGCAGTTATTGTGCTTGAGATTCTTTTGTAATCACGctcaatttttgttgtttggcGAACGCAGCCGCTTTAGtaatgtttttttcaaataaaaaatcatactttaattgttaaaaatggtgAATTTCACTAATGCCGAATTAATAAACCGATATGGTGTTATTGTATGGAGAAGCTTTAGGTAATGCGGTCGAAGCGCGGCGGTTGTACAGGGtcgggcatcgtatacgcgcacgcgagaaatcgcaaCTTGTAATTAAGTAAATAACTAGATATTAATTGGCATCTTAATAACATGTCGATACACTAAAGCAATGCACCGGAAAATAATAGTCTGGATTAGTTCTccgaattaatttaaaattggtatggaattttttagaaaatgaggaaataaaaatgttcgtCGGATACAaatactatggcggacaataaatttaggccggcctgtcattggcttgacatcaaaatgtgaagctggcattatgttcaactaaccccattttcgatttttgtcatttttgtcatcgtgacagcaataatcaaaattaaaattgggaaaagaagcgtgcaccagagacaagtgctactacaaatcagttatgctagtgcgtcatgatctgtaagctgtaagttacgaaaagggcgaaggaaacgccaaacagcttgaaaaccttcagctGGAcgaactgacacatcagtcataatgacaataaatggtcgcttgcattgacttttttgaaatgtcagaaatttgccgacctaaatttattgtccgccatagtacattgatttttgacagatcCTTTCAAATTCTCCATCTGACAAACATCTCAAAaagttctttaaaattaaattgaaaaaatgattaccagaaaattataacacacactaaaaaatgttgctagAATAAAAGATTTGTTTTATCTACTCGTATTTCTTCACACGGGAAAAGTTTGTTAGACTACGTCCACTAATAGaatgcacttttttaaatatccttagataaaaaaattcccaaaccataacattaaaatattaacaaagtatcatagattgtgttggtaatatcttgaaacattcgtgccactgattctcattggttgttatgaaacccacgcgaaaaataaattatatgacatttcaaatttgaaattgtcagtgctgtcaagtgtcaagcatttagatttgcaatttttcatctttagagctttgttttgcatttctctggttttaaaagttattagttttgatcgtgttgctgttttgacctgttccgttgcgattttttgttgattttttttaatctgtgaAGTGCGTGcgtgagtgcgtgcctcaagaatctaacataatgaacactttaaaTGACATTGCAAACAttgaaaatgatacagaggtaatttttattcatgcattaaatattaaataatctcttgtttgtgtttagaaatttccgaaaaaagctggatattttaatttcagtagccagtttttttcggaaattcgaaaatgtattgtggcttgcatttttaattccgtcgagtacattatcactcgtgaaataccctgtattaataaaaccaaaTATATTACTCATactatactgaagttttctttcgtgtTTCCTAAGTGgaaacatgcagaataataaaacatcacgtgtaaacctgctcttttaaatgtttttaaatttcgtgcccgatctatttgttgtagcgtacagtgaacatttttagttacatttatgtcaagcaatcaaTAAGGTTATTTTCGTGAGAGACCGGGTTATTTATTGTTGACCGGAGCGGTTAAATGAACCAACGGAGTGGTATGAGTTAACGAGAAAACGTACCGGTTATTAGAAATTTAGGTTATGGGATGGGTTAGCGTCAAAGTCAAAGCTTCAAGTCAAAAGCATGGACGGTGCACAgggctgttttttttttaaatttttatttgacggGAATCTGAAAGAAGTTTCAGATACAGAAAAACCATTGGATACCTGGTCTCTCACGAAAATAACCTATATGAGTGGACATAGTTTAccttatatgtattttaacagtgtttgtgttgtaaatagtttatttacataaaggtAAACAAAGTTAACAAAGGTTTGTGGTGAGACTCTTGACGGAGCTCGAATGATTAAGTGAATAATGATTTATTGTCCAACGCGTGCATCCCTTTTATAGCCTGACTGGAGATGGTCCGGCACGCTCCGACGGCGCGCAGCTGATGTGATGGTAGGGGCCCAGCGATTAGAGTCTCGCTGGTAACGGTAGCGCTTCGAAAGGGTTAGTACGGGGCGCTTTGCTACTACATCCGTGATTTATGCTACAATATCCTAAATACTTtgtatacagtatgtccctggattgagtttacaagagggaacattttttatttttgattttgtgtaaaaacttcagaggaataacattttttgcttcatttgaaatccccatttattaaaatctcagttTTGATATACATAcattcttaaattaacattttctgttaaaatttggacttagaattaaattttatattatgaattttattacaattggccTTATTTTTCgacaaacaacttattactgtttcaaaatgttatctttaggacaaagaatttatttaatccagtGTTGGGCCGGTTTTTGtcacatacaggtgtcccaaaaatagcggactaacggtgcactacggtgtagaagaaactaccgtaaacgtcagaaaaatgtttaaaaaattctattggacttatttacTGATTGGGCGgtccttgaaagtggcacttaacaggaaaattattttgaaatatatgtattaaattgacatgacagctacctctaatcgtacatattatcacaaagtacaggattactcactaccaatatctaatcctgcacaatagtgaatttagaagctttggaaatcgaaaaaaatattttaaatccactacggtaacattgcaaggtaatgatgtacgagtacatctttgtttacattgtattaccgttaataataaaaataataatttaataacatttaaacattctggatacggtagtaagtagttagtacgccatttttgggacaccctgtatgtaattacaaaatttagtgaaaaatttcccaacacttaaatttattaaagagagttggctccatcctggttcctaggggcgtTTTCCGATTGATAATTCAAATAATTGGCTgcacttttattgtcaaaattgtcgttatctccgtttaaataaaattgttagttaacaaaatgtttctggagtgaaaataaaatataaatattatgttaactatttaaatttgcttgaattattttcacaaattttgtgaaaaccaGGTTTCCAACTCAAACACTCCCCTATTATCtctccaaaattttgatttttgaatcacAAGACACCAATTCTCAGTTAACAATACTGGAGCGGCTTTGGCccaattttgtaatttcttcccgttattatcacttttttgtttgttcctcataataatttcttatggccctcttccctcgcgccaatagaaccaccctagttcgttttgaactttccattttaacctttttacaaaattccattccattcacgttggattttcctctcaaggtcgaataattacattttttggctctgtaattatgttttgtaaaaagtgacatgcaggtaaacaccgtacaGGTTGGAtagagcattgctaaatcgcattatgttggttagctgcatgtcactatttacaaaacataattacagagcaaaaaaattaacttatttgaccttgagaggaaactcaaacgtgaatggactttaaataattttgcaatttatctAACAATGTCAATTGaacaaatgaataatttgaaaaattttaaaaatcatagataactgggcaatatgaaaataagtagtgatttaaccaacctaacaactgcaattttgatttttacagATGTTTATTGAATGAACCATAGGAATGGACTTTATATACCACTCTAATACGGGGTGAttaagaaggactgtttaagttggtaatgctgaattttatttttaaatggtacaactggagtaatttccggttgttgacggcttcacactgacagccgcatcagtgacaagtcaaatatgacatttcaaattacattaaacatgctggtgaatcgttcgagagaagagttaatttatgtttagagcaaaatggggaCCACTTCGAGAGTTTCCTTTAGttgatttttagattattatgccgaattccaactttgatttctttttgccgttaatttttactctcataacctaccattttgtcgttattaatgctacgttagatatctgtcaaataaacccacaaaacatatccggttgcagtgttgtaaatggccgaataaaaaaatattcttaatctattccttcttgatcacccggtaaaATTCAAGtactttgaatttcgttcatattgttttattagcagcacgtttcatttatttattgattcttattatttttatttaaacatgcccagaaaaacaagacacttaacatttaacctcaaaattacaagtctcaccaaattttacactagacaccGTTGCCTATTTTTGAATGGGCTTGTATTATGTACAGAAAACGACGCAGACTTAACAGAATAGTTTTATATTCCATTATCGtttgacttttaaaaaaaaaaaagaaaatattttttctttaatttaatgttaagt contains the following coding sequences:
- the LOC138135134 gene encoding uncharacterized protein, with the translated sequence MSRFFVVFVACLAASSAKQQKLRVVAQEPQAQSTGIIGAIEFKGDYSAHGGKKYSSSAELTSLAHSSALQARTAVRNQQAAGIQAAVGAQSGYARAASGAASAAQVALVAKQVIVQNLQRHIEDAERQLQAEQAQYQQTLEAAGAAQNAVQQSQEQLTAATAAFAAVQQSVTQTERAAAAAGTAAAAQHQMIQDAQQRLGQLHLRLNEALAGLQETQLSAQRAAAAAQLAQNNAAASAQLAVANSASNQIDEHDSTGYHH